One genomic window of Streptomyces sp. NBC_01498 includes the following:
- a CDS encoding solute symporter family protein gives MTEAAGIQLAANTDASEHRPLIITLFALFVVATLVITVWAGRQTKNAADFYAGGRQFTAFQNGLAVSGDYMSAASFLGIAGAIALFGYDGFLYSIGFLVAWLVALLLVAEPLRNSGRYTMGDVLAYRMRQRPVRTAAGASTIVVSIFYLLAQMAGAGVLVSLLLGITSDAGKVLIVALVGILMIVYVTIGGMKGTTWVQMVKAVLLIAGTLLITVLVLVKFNFNVSDLLGTAAENSGKGAAFLEPGLKYGLTETSKLDFISLGIALVLGTAGLPHILIRFYTVPTAKAARKSVNWAIGIIGGFYLMTIALGFGAAALLTPEEITSSNAAGNTAAPLLAMEIGGGGDSTGGAILLAVISAVAFATILAVVAGLTLASSSSFAHDIYANVIRRGKATEKEEVRAARLATIAIGIVSIGLGALARDLNVAGLVALAFAVAASANLPTLLYSLFWKRFTTTGALWSIYGGLSSSVLLVLFSPVVSSKPSSMFPDADFALFPLENPGLISIPLGFLLGWLGSLLSKEEPDLKKYAELEVKSLTGTGAH, from the coding sequence CTGACCGAGGCCGCGGGAATCCAGCTCGCCGCCAACACCGACGCCAGCGAGCACCGCCCGCTGATCATCACCCTGTTCGCGCTCTTCGTCGTCGCGACCCTCGTCATCACCGTGTGGGCGGGCCGGCAGACCAAGAACGCCGCCGACTTCTACGCCGGCGGGCGGCAGTTCACCGCCTTCCAGAACGGTCTCGCCGTCTCCGGCGACTACATGTCCGCCGCGTCGTTCCTCGGTATCGCCGGCGCCATCGCCCTGTTCGGCTACGACGGCTTCCTCTACTCGATCGGCTTCCTCGTCGCCTGGCTCGTCGCGCTGCTCCTGGTCGCCGAACCGCTGCGCAACTCCGGCCGCTACACGATGGGTGACGTCCTCGCCTACCGGATGCGCCAGCGCCCCGTCCGTACGGCGGCGGGCGCCTCCACCATCGTCGTGTCGATCTTCTACCTGCTCGCGCAGATGGCCGGCGCCGGTGTGCTCGTCTCCCTGCTGCTCGGCATCACCAGCGACGCGGGCAAGGTCCTGATCGTCGCCCTGGTCGGCATCCTGATGATCGTCTACGTCACCATCGGCGGCATGAAGGGCACCACCTGGGTGCAGATGGTCAAGGCCGTCCTGCTCATCGCGGGCACCCTGCTCATCACCGTCCTGGTGCTGGTCAAGTTCAACTTCAACGTCTCCGACCTGCTCGGCACCGCCGCGGAGAACAGCGGCAAGGGCGCGGCCTTCCTGGAGCCCGGACTCAAGTACGGCCTCACGGAGACCTCGAAGCTCGACTTCATCTCCCTGGGCATCGCGCTCGTCCTCGGCACCGCCGGTCTGCCGCACATCCTGATCCGCTTCTACACGGTGCCCACGGCCAAGGCGGCCCGCAAGTCCGTCAACTGGGCCATCGGCATCATCGGCGGCTTCTACCTGATGACCATCGCCCTGGGCTTCGGCGCGGCGGCGCTGCTCACCCCGGAGGAGATCACCAGCTCCAACGCGGCGGGCAACACGGCCGCGCCCCTGCTCGCCATGGAGATCGGCGGCGGTGGTGACTCCACCGGCGGCGCGATCCTGCTCGCGGTCATCTCCGCGGTCGCCTTCGCCACCATCCTCGCGGTGGTGGCCGGTCTGACCCTGGCGTCCTCGTCGTCGTTCGCGCACGACATCTACGCCAACGTCATCCGCCGCGGCAAGGCCACCGAGAAGGAGGAGGTCCGCGCGGCCCGCCTGGCGACCATCGCCATCGGCATCGTCTCCATCGGGCTGGGCGCCCTCGCCCGCGACCTGAACGTCGCCGGCCTGGTCGCGCTCGCCTTCGCGGTCGCCGCCTCCGCCAACCTGCCGACGCTTCTCTACAGCCTCTTCTGGAAGCGGTTCACCACCACCGGCGCGCTCTGGTCGATCTACGGCGGTCTGTCCTCGTCCGTGCTGCTGGTGCTGTTCTCACCGGTCGTCTCCAGCAAGCCCAGTTCGATGTTCCCGGACGCCGACTTCGCGCTCTTCCCGCTGGAGAACCCGGGCCTCATCTCCATCCCGCTGGGCTTCCTGCTCGGCTGGCTCGGCTCGCTGCTGTCCAAGGAGGAGCCGGACCTCAAGAAGTACGCCGAACTGGAGGTCAAGTCCCTCACCGGCACCGGAGCGCACTGA
- a CDS encoding DUF485 domain-containing protein translates to MATDGPPPPPGDSDTSTPAQPTSAQFTAVQESAEFAELRRTYRSFAFPLTLAFISWYLLYVLLSNYAGGFMGTKLFGNINVAFVFGLGQFATTFLIAWFYARFASRKLDPKGAAIKSRMEADL, encoded by the coding sequence GTGGCTACCGATGGACCGCCGCCGCCCCCGGGCGACTCGGACACCAGCACCCCCGCCCAGCCCACGTCAGCCCAGTTCACCGCGGTCCAGGAGAGCGCCGAATTCGCTGAACTGCGCCGTACGTACCGCTCCTTCGCCTTTCCCCTGACCCTTGCCTTCATCTCCTGGTACCTGCTGTACGTCCTGCTGTCGAACTACGCCGGCGGCTTCATGGGCACCAAACTCTTCGGCAACATCAACGTCGCCTTCGTCTTCGGCCTCGGTCAGTTCGCCACCACTTTCCTCATCGCCTGGTTCTACGCGCGGTTCGCGTCACGGAAGCTCGACCCCAAGGGCGCGGCGATCAAGTCCCGTATGGAGGCCGACCTGTGA
- a CDS encoding TldD/PmbA family protein codes for MPHEVDESFLALPLRPLADAALARARALGADHADFRFERVRSAAWRLRDARPAGSSDSTDVGYAVRVVHGGAWGFASGVDLTMDGAARVAGQAVAMAKLSAKVIAAAGSDERVELADEPVHAEKTWVSAYDIDPFTVPDGDKTALLADWSERLLRADGVAHVDASVLTVHENKFYADTAGTVTTQQRVRLHPQLSAVAVDAESGEFDSMRTLAPPTGRGWEYLTGTGWDWDSELERIPGLLAEKMRAPGVEAGTYDLVVDPSNLWLTIHESIGHATELDRALGYEAAYAGTSFATFDQLGKLAYGSSIMNVTGDRTAEHGLATIGYDDEGVAAQSWDLVRDGTLVGYQLDRRIAKLTGFDRSNGCAYGDSPGHVPVQRMANVSLRPDPGGLGTEDLIGGVERGIYVVGDRSWSIDMQRYNFQFTGQRFFRIENGKLAGQLRDVAYQATTTDFWGSMEAVGGPQTYVLGGAFNCGKAQPGQVAAVSHGCPSALFRGVNILNTTQEAGR; via the coding sequence GTGCCCCATGAGGTAGACGAGTCGTTTCTGGCGCTGCCGCTGAGGCCGCTCGCCGACGCGGCGCTCGCCAGGGCGCGTGCGCTCGGCGCCGACCACGCGGATTTCCGCTTCGAGCGGGTACGGAGCGCGGCCTGGCGGCTGCGGGACGCCAGGCCCGCCGGGTCGTCGGACTCCACCGATGTCGGGTACGCGGTGCGGGTGGTGCACGGCGGGGCCTGGGGGTTCGCGTCGGGGGTCGATCTGACGATGGACGGGGCGGCCAGGGTCGCCGGACAGGCCGTGGCGATGGCCAAGTTGTCGGCGAAGGTGATCGCGGCGGCGGGGTCGGACGAGCGGGTGGAGCTGGCCGACGAGCCGGTGCACGCGGAGAAGACCTGGGTGTCGGCGTACGACATCGACCCGTTCACGGTGCCCGACGGGGACAAGACGGCGCTCCTCGCCGACTGGAGCGAGCGGCTGCTGCGCGCGGACGGCGTGGCGCACGTGGACGCCTCGGTGCTGACCGTCCACGAGAACAAGTTCTACGCGGACACGGCGGGCACCGTCACCACGCAGCAGCGCGTACGGCTGCACCCGCAGCTCTCGGCGGTGGCGGTGGACGCGGAGAGCGGCGAGTTCGACTCGATGCGCACGCTCGCCCCGCCGACGGGACGCGGCTGGGAGTATCTGACGGGCACCGGCTGGGACTGGGACTCCGAGCTGGAGCGGATCCCGGGGCTGCTCGCGGAGAAAATGCGCGCGCCGGGTGTCGAGGCGGGGACGTACGACCTGGTCGTCGACCCGTCGAACCTGTGGCTGACGATCCACGAGTCGATCGGGCACGCGACGGAGCTGGACCGGGCGCTCGGGTACGAGGCGGCGTACGCGGGCACGTCGTTCGCCACCTTCGACCAGCTGGGCAAGCTGGCGTACGGCTCGTCGATCATGAATGTGACGGGTGACCGGACGGCGGAGCACGGGCTGGCGACGATCGGGTACGACGACGAGGGCGTCGCGGCCCAGTCGTGGGACCTGGTCAGGGACGGCACGCTGGTCGGGTACCAGCTGGACCGGCGGATCGCGAAACTCACCGGCTTCGACCGGTCCAACGGCTGCGCGTACGGCGACTCGCCGGGCCATGTGCCGGTGCAGCGGATGGCGAACGTGTCGCTGCGGCCGGATCCGGGCGGGCTGGGCACGGAGGATCTGATCGGCGGGGTGGAGCGCGGGATCTATGTGGTCGGGGACCGTTCGTGGTCGATCGACATGCAGCGCTACAACTTCCAGTTCACCGGGCAGCGGTTCTTCCGCATCGAGAACGGCAAGCTGGCCGGTCAGCTGCGGGATGTCGCGTACCAGGCGACGACCACGGACTTCTGGGGCTCGATGGAGGCGGTCGGCGGGCCGCAGACGTATGTGCTGGGCGGCGCCTTCAACTGCGGCAAGGCGCAGCCGGGCCAGGTCGCGGCGGTCTCCCACGGCTGCCCGTCGGCCCTGTTCCGCGGTGTGAACATCCTCAACACGACGCAGGAGGCGGGGCGATGA
- the fabG gene encoding 3-oxoacyl-[acyl-carrier-protein] reductase: MSRSVLVTGGNRGIGHAIALAFAGNGDKVAITYRSGEPPKDLTDAGCLAVRCDITDAEQVEQAYKEIEETHGPVEVLVANAGVTKDQLLMRMSEDDFTSVLDTNLTGTFRVVKRANRGMLRAKRGRVVLISSVVGLLGSAGQANYAASKAGLVGFARSLARELGSRNITFNVVAPGFVDTDMTKVLTDEQRAKIVANVPLGRYARPEEIAAAVRFLASDDAAYITGAVIPVDGGLGMGH, from the coding sequence TTGAGTCGCTCGGTTCTCGTCACCGGAGGAAATCGGGGCATCGGCCATGCCATTGCCCTGGCTTTCGCCGGCAACGGCGACAAGGTCGCCATCACCTACCGCTCGGGCGAACCGCCCAAGGACCTGACGGACGCCGGCTGCCTGGCCGTGCGCTGCGACATCACCGACGCCGAGCAGGTGGAGCAGGCCTACAAGGAGATCGAGGAGACCCACGGCCCGGTGGAGGTGCTCGTCGCCAACGCGGGTGTCACCAAGGACCAGTTGCTGATGCGGATGTCGGAGGACGACTTCACCTCCGTCCTCGACACCAACCTCACCGGCACCTTCCGGGTCGTCAAGCGCGCCAATCGCGGCATGCTGCGCGCCAAGCGCGGACGGGTCGTCCTCATCTCGTCGGTGGTCGGACTGCTCGGTTCGGCGGGCCAGGCGAACTACGCCGCCTCCAAGGCCGGACTCGTCGGCTTCGCCCGCTCGCTCGCCCGTGAACTCGGTTCGCGGAACATCACGTTCAACGTCGTGGCGCCCGGTTTCGTCGACACCGACATGACCAAGGTGCTCACCGACGAGCAGCGCGCGAAGATCGTCGCCAATGTCCCCCTCGGCCGTTACGCCAGGCCCGAGGAGATCGCCGCCGCGGTCCGCTTCCTCGCCTCGGACGACGCCGCGTACATCACTGGAGCCGTCATTCCCGTTGACGGCGGATTGGGCATGGGTCACTGA
- a CDS encoding S8 family peptidase, with protein MAHVRSSRRRALALPVGLALVASLGFLPTGAASAAPLDVQAAVQTDGPKLSYVVNTNGGHSTVKSVKKAIAKAGGTVVIAYDQIGVIVVHSQNPRFGETIRKVRGVSSAGATRTAPLSAQTTTDIDAEQPLSAKEAKAAGAKATSSQDALEPLQWDLPAIKADKAHKKSLGSSKVTVGVIDTGVDDTHPDLAPNFDRRASVNCVGGVPDTADGAWRPAPGESDHGTHVAGTVAAAKNGTGITGVAPGVKVSGIKVSQPDGFFYTEAVVCGFVWAAEHGVDVTNNSYYTDPWLFNCADDPDQKALSEAVTRATRYAEGKGIVNVAAAGNSDLDLAADELTDDVSPNDTTPVERVIDPENCKDIPSMLPGVVTVSATGAKNLKASYSNYGIGVVDVAAPGGDLTAYQTPEAPAVNGLVLSTLPGGGFGYKGGTSMASPHAAGVAALIKSTHPNASAAKVRALLTSQADETACTNPYDIDGDGTVDAVCVGGKNKNGFYGAGVIDALDAVRR; from the coding sequence ATGGCTCATGTGAGATCCAGCCGACGTCGCGCACTGGCTCTGCCCGTCGGTCTGGCACTCGTCGCGTCGCTCGGCTTCCTGCCGACCGGTGCGGCATCCGCGGCGCCTCTCGACGTCCAGGCAGCCGTCCAGACGGACGGCCCGAAGTTGTCGTACGTCGTGAACACCAACGGCGGGCACTCCACCGTCAAGTCGGTGAAGAAGGCCATCGCCAAGGCCGGTGGGACCGTCGTGATCGCCTATGACCAGATAGGTGTCATCGTCGTCCACTCGCAGAACCCCCGGTTCGGCGAGACGATCCGCAAGGTCCGGGGTGTTTCCTCGGCGGGCGCCACCCGTACGGCTCCGCTGTCCGCCCAGACCACCACGGACATCGACGCCGAGCAGCCGCTGTCCGCCAAGGAGGCCAAGGCCGCCGGGGCGAAGGCGACGAGCAGCCAGGACGCGCTGGAGCCCCTCCAGTGGGACCTGCCGGCCATCAAGGCCGACAAGGCGCACAAGAAGTCGCTCGGCAGCAGCAAGGTCACGGTCGGCGTGATCGACACGGGTGTCGACGACACCCACCCCGATCTCGCGCCGAACTTCGACCGCCGTGCGTCGGTCAACTGTGTGGGCGGCGTGCCCGACACGGCGGACGGCGCCTGGCGGCCGGCTCCCGGCGAGAGCGACCACGGCACGCACGTCGCGGGCACGGTGGCCGCGGCGAAGAACGGCACCGGCATCACGGGTGTCGCTCCGGGCGTGAAGGTCTCCGGCATCAAGGTGTCGCAGCCCGACGGCTTCTTCTACACCGAGGCCGTGGTCTGCGGCTTCGTGTGGGCGGCCGAGCACGGTGTCGATGTGACGAACAACAGCTACTACACCGACCCGTGGCTGTTCAACTGCGCCGACGACCCGGACCAGAAGGCACTGTCCGAGGCCGTCACGCGGGCCACCCGCTACGCCGAGGGCAAGGGCATCGTCAATGTCGCCGCCGCCGGCAACTCCGACCTGGACCTGGCCGCCGACGAGCTGACGGACGACGTCAGCCCGAACGACACCACTCCGGTCGAGCGGGTCATCGACCCCGAGAACTGCAAGGACATCCCGTCCATGCTGCCGGGTGTCGTGACGGTCTCGGCGACCGGTGCGAAGAACCTGAAGGCGTCGTACTCCAACTACGGCATCGGGGTCGTCGACGTCGCCGCTCCCGGCGGTGACCTGACGGCGTACCAGACGCCGGAGGCGCCGGCCGTCAACGGTCTGGTCCTGAGCACGCTGCCCGGCGGTGGCTTCGGCTACAAGGGCGGTACGTCGATGGCGTCCCCGCACGCGGCGGGTGTCGCGGCGCTGATCAAGTCGACCCACCCGAACGCCTCGGCGGCGAAGGTCAGGGCTCTGCTGACCTCGCAGGCCGACGAGACGGCGTGCACCAACCCGTACGACATCGACGGCGACGGCACTGTCGACGCGGTGTGCGTGGGTGGCAAGAACAAGAACGGCTTCTACGGTGCCGGCGTGATCGACGCGCTGGACGCCGTCCGCCGCTAA
- a CDS encoding GlsB/YeaQ/YmgE family stress response membrane protein has product MSWLWAIIVGLVLGLIARAVIPGRQRIPLWLTILCGIVGGMLGNGAAGWLGVADTRGIDWIRHVLQLIGAIVVVGVGDLLWSAFRARRTRTRTRA; this is encoded by the coding sequence ATGAGCTGGCTGTGGGCAATCATCGTGGGCCTGGTGCTCGGCCTGATCGCGCGGGCGGTCATCCCCGGCAGACAGCGGATCCCGCTGTGGCTGACGATCCTCTGCGGCATCGTGGGCGGCATGCTCGGCAACGGCGCGGCCGGCTGGCTCGGCGTCGCGGACACCCGGGGCATCGACTGGATCCGCCACGTTCTCCAGCTGATCGGCGCGATCGTCGTCGTGGGGGTGGGCGACCTGCTCTGGTCCGCGTTCCGGGCCCGCCGCACGCGCACCCGCACCCGCGCCTGA
- the moaA gene encoding GTP 3',8-cyclase MoaA: MLVDTHGRVATDLRVSLTDKCNLRCTYCMPEEGLKWLAKPDLLSDDEVVRLVRIAVTRLGVRDVRFTGGEPLLRPGLVGIVQRCAALTPRPRMSLTTNGIGLGRTAGALKAAGLDRVNVSLDTLRRDVFTTLTRRDRLQDVLDGLAAAREAGLTPVKVNTVLMPGLNDDEAPELLAWAVENGYELRFIEQMPLDAQHGWTRDGMITAQDILRSLGTRFGLTAESGEQRGSAPAERWIVDGGPHRVGVIASVTRPFCSACDRTRLTADGQIRDCLFAREETDLRTALRADASDETIAARWKRAMWGKKAGSGLDDPLFLQPDRPMSAIGG, encoded by the coding sequence GTGCTCGTCGACACTCATGGCCGCGTGGCCACCGACCTGCGAGTCTCGCTCACCGACAAGTGCAACCTCCGCTGCACGTACTGCATGCCGGAGGAGGGCCTGAAGTGGCTCGCCAAGCCCGACCTGCTCAGCGACGACGAGGTCGTCAGACTCGTCCGTATCGCCGTCACCCGGCTGGGCGTCCGTGATGTCCGCTTCACCGGCGGCGAGCCGCTGCTGCGGCCCGGCCTCGTCGGGATCGTCCAGCGCTGCGCGGCCCTCACCCCCCGCCCCCGGATGTCGCTGACGACCAACGGCATCGGGCTCGGGCGGACGGCCGGGGCGCTCAAGGCCGCCGGTCTCGACCGGGTGAATGTCTCGCTCGACACCCTGCGCCGCGACGTCTTCACGACCCTCACCCGGCGCGACCGTCTCCAGGACGTCCTCGACGGACTGGCCGCCGCGCGCGAGGCGGGACTGACCCCCGTCAAGGTCAACACGGTGCTGATGCCGGGGCTCAACGACGACGAGGCGCCCGAACTCCTCGCCTGGGCCGTCGAGAACGGCTACGAACTGCGCTTCATCGAGCAGATGCCCCTGGACGCCCAGCACGGCTGGACCCGCGACGGCATGATCACCGCCCAGGACATCCTCCGGTCGCTCGGGACCCGCTTCGGCCTCACGGCGGAGAGCGGCGAGCAGCGCGGCTCCGCCCCCGCCGAACGCTGGATCGTGGACGGCGGACCGCACCGGGTCGGGGTCATCGCCTCCGTCACCCGCCCGTTCTGCTCCGCCTGCGACCGCACCCGGCTCACCGCCGACGGCCAGATCCGCGACTGCCTCTTCGCCCGCGAGGAGACCGATCTGCGTACGGCGCTGCGCGCGGACGCCTCCGACGAGACGATCGCGGCCCGCTGGAAGCGCGCGATGTGGGGCAAGAAAGCCGGCTCCGGACTGGACGACCCGCTGTTCCTCCAGCCCGACCGGCCCATGTCAGCGATCGGTGGCTGA
- a CDS encoding DUF3099 domain-containing protein, which produces MRKQRSAEVFRITGARRGLDEDVRGRQRRYVVSMLVRTAAVILAVALWNVERPVAIGCMVLGMLLPYVAVVIANGGRENAGSLPSAHLPPPARPMIAAAPAGGGAESGTGSANFEQPAPPHPRS; this is translated from the coding sequence ATGCGGAAGCAGCGCAGCGCCGAGGTTTTCCGGATCACGGGAGCGCGGCGCGGACTCGACGAGGATGTGCGCGGCAGACAGCGGCGCTATGTGGTCTCCATGCTGGTGCGCACCGCCGCGGTGATCCTGGCGGTCGCCCTGTGGAACGTGGAGCGTCCGGTGGCGATCGGCTGCATGGTCCTGGGGATGCTGCTGCCGTACGTGGCTGTGGTGATCGCCAACGGAGGCCGGGAGAACGCCGGTTCGCTGCCGTCGGCACACCTGCCGCCACCGGCCCGGCCCATGATCGCTGCCGCGCCGGCGGGCGGTGGAGCGGAATCCGGCACGGGGTCCGCGAACTTCGAACAACCGGCTCCCCCGCACCCGCGGAGTTGA
- a CDS encoding metallopeptidase TldD-related protein — translation MSTSSKPHEIVERALELSTADGCVVIADEHSTANLRWAGNALTTNGVTRGRTLTVIATVDGGRGTASGVVSRSAVTADELEPLVRAAEAAARTAGPAEDARPLVVAGEASEDFTDGPAETTSAVFADFAPALGESFARARAGGRELYGFANHELTSTYLGTSTGVRLRHDQPNGTLELNAKSPDRSRSAWAGRATRDFKDVDPAALDAELARRLGWAERRIELPAGRYETLLPPTAVADLLIYQLWSSSARDAAEGRTVFSKPGGGTRVGDTLAALPLSLRSDPNEPGLECAPFVIAHASGDDASVFDNGLPLSATHWVRDGKLDRLVTTRHSAELTGLPVAPSGDNLILDGGGERSLEEMVAGTTRGLLLTCLWYIREVDPATLLLTGLTRDGVYLVENGEVVGEVNNFRFNESPVGLLSRVSEAGRTEKTLPREWGDWFTRAAMPALRVPDFNMSSVSRGV, via the coding sequence ATGAGCACGAGCAGCAAGCCGCACGAGATCGTCGAGCGGGCACTGGAACTGTCGACGGCCGACGGCTGTGTGGTCATCGCCGACGAGCACTCGACCGCCAATCTCCGCTGGGCGGGCAACGCGCTGACGACGAACGGGGTGACCCGGGGCCGTACCCTCACCGTGATCGCGACCGTCGACGGCGGCCGGGGCACCGCCTCCGGGGTGGTGTCGCGTTCCGCCGTGACCGCCGACGAGCTGGAGCCGCTGGTGCGGGCCGCCGAGGCGGCGGCCCGGACGGCGGGGCCCGCCGAGGACGCCCGGCCGCTGGTCGTGGCGGGTGAGGCGTCGGAGGACTTCACCGACGGGCCCGCCGAGACGACGTCCGCCGTGTTCGCGGATTTCGCGCCGGCGCTCGGCGAGTCCTTCGCGCGTGCGCGGGCGGGCGGCCGGGAGCTGTACGGCTTCGCGAACCACGAGCTGACGTCGACGTATCTGGGCACGTCCACGGGCGTACGGCTGCGCCACGACCAGCCCAACGGCACGCTGGAGCTGAACGCCAAGTCCCCCGACCGGTCCCGGTCGGCGTGGGCGGGGCGGGCGACGCGTGATTTCAAGGACGTCGACCCGGCGGCGCTCGACGCCGAGCTGGCGCGGCGCCTCGGGTGGGCGGAGCGCCGGATCGAGCTGCCGGCGGGCCGGTACGAGACGCTGCTGCCGCCGACCGCGGTGGCGGATCTGCTGATCTACCAGCTGTGGTCGTCGTCGGCGCGGGACGCCGCCGAGGGCCGTACCGTCTTCTCCAAGCCGGGCGGCGGCACCCGGGTCGGTGACACCCTCGCCGCGCTGCCGCTGTCGCTGCGCAGCGACCCGAACGAACCGGGTCTGGAGTGCGCGCCGTTCGTGATCGCGCACGCGTCGGGCGACGACGCGTCGGTGTTCGACAACGGGCTGCCGCTGTCGGCGACGCACTGGGTACGGGACGGGAAGCTGGACCGCCTGGTCACCACCCGGCACAGCGCGGAGCTGACGGGGCTGCCGGTCGCGCCGTCGGGGGACAACCTGATCCTGGACGGCGGCGGTGAGCGTTCGCTGGAGGAGATGGTGGCGGGTACCACGCGCGGGCTGCTGCTGACCTGCCTGTGGTACATCCGCGAGGTCGACCCGGCGACGCTGCTGCTGACCGGGCTGACGCGGGACGGTGTCTATCTCGTCGAGAACGGCGAGGTCGTCGGCGAGGTGAACAACTTCCGCTTCAACGAGTCGCCGGTCGGCCTGCTGTCGCGGGTGTCGGAGGCGGGGCGTACGGAGAAGACGCTGCCGCGCGAGTGGGGCGACTGGTTCACGCGGGCCGCGATGCCCGCGCTGCGGGTGCCGGATTTCAATATGAGTTCGGTCAGCCGGGGCGTATAA
- the tyrS gene encoding tyrosine--tRNA ligase, with product MTDIVDELRWRGLIALSTDEDALRKAFADGPVTFYCGFDPTAPSLHLGNLVQILTMRRIQLAGNRPLGLVGGATGLIGDPKPNSERTLNAPEVVGEWVERLRGQIEPYLDFEGPHAATMVNNLDWTSGFSAIDFLRDIGKHFRVNKMIAKEAVARRLNSDAGISYTEFSYQILQGMDFLELNRRYGCTLQTGGSDQWGNLTAGTDLIHRVEPGASVHALATPLITKADGTKFGKTESGTVWLDAGRTTPYAFYQFWLNADDRDVSGFLRIFSFKSRAEIEELERLTAERPQARAAQRALAEELTTLVHGAEQCAGVVAASKALFGQGELAGLDAATLAAALSEVPHARVAELAPMVDLLTEVGLAPSRSAARRTVKEGGAYVNNVKVTDAEAVPDAGELLHGRWLVLRRGKKNLAAVEVAPGA from the coding sequence GTGACGGACATCGTCGACGAGCTGCGGTGGCGTGGGCTGATCGCCCTGTCCACCGACGAGGACGCGTTGCGCAAGGCGTTCGCGGACGGCCCCGTCACGTTCTATTGCGGCTTCGACCCGACCGCGCCCAGCCTGCATCTGGGGAATCTGGTCCAGATCCTCACCATGCGCCGGATCCAGCTCGCGGGGAACCGCCCGCTGGGTCTGGTCGGCGGGGCGACGGGCCTGATCGGCGACCCCAAGCCGAACTCCGAGCGCACGCTGAACGCGCCCGAGGTCGTCGGCGAGTGGGTGGAGCGGCTGCGCGGGCAGATCGAGCCGTACCTGGACTTCGAGGGCCCCCACGCCGCGACCATGGTCAACAATCTGGACTGGACGTCGGGTTTCTCCGCGATCGACTTCCTGCGGGACATCGGGAAGCACTTCCGGGTCAACAAGATGATCGCGAAGGAGGCGGTCGCGCGGCGGCTGAACTCCGACGCGGGCATCAGCTACACCGAGTTCAGCTACCAGATCCTCCAGGGCATGGACTTCCTGGAGCTGAACCGGCGCTACGGCTGCACGTTGCAGACCGGCGGCAGTGACCAGTGGGGCAATCTCACGGCGGGTACGGACCTGATCCACCGGGTCGAGCCCGGCGCGTCGGTGCACGCGCTGGCGACACCGCTGATCACGAAGGCGGACGGCACCAAGTTCGGCAAGACGGAGTCCGGCACGGTCTGGCTGGACGCCGGGCGGACGACTCCGTACGCGTTCTACCAGTTCTGGCTGAACGCGGACGACCGGGATGTCTCCGGGTTCCTGCGGATCTTCAGTTTCAAGTCCCGTGCGGAGATCGAGGAGCTGGAGCGGCTGACCGCCGAGCGCCCGCAGGCGCGCGCGGCGCAGCGCGCGCTGGCCGAGGAGCTGACGACGCTGGTGCACGGCGCGGAGCAGTGCGCCGGTGTGGTCGCGGCGTCGAAGGCGCTGTTCGGCCAGGGCGAGCTGGCCGGGCTGGACGCGGCGACGCTGGCGGCGGCGCTCTCGGAGGTGCCGCACGCGCGGGTGGCGGAGCTGGCGCCGATGGTGGACCTGCTGACGGAGGTCGGGCTGGCGCCGAGCAGGTCGGCGGCCCGGCGGACGGTGAAGGAGGGCGGGGCGTACGTGAACAACGTCAAGGTCACGGACGCGGAAGCCGTACCGGACGCCGGGGAGCTGCTGCACGGGCGGTGGCTGGTGCTGCGGCGCGGCAAGAAGAACCTGGCGGCGGTGGAGGTCGCGCCGGGGGCCTGA